From the Elaeis guineensis isolate ETL-2024a chromosome 16, EG11, whole genome shotgun sequence genome, the window TCCTGCAGTCAACTTAAAGTGAATGGGGTCATCTCAATCAATGCTGCTGGGAGAAAAATAACAAAATGGGGAAAAAGTGGCAGCATGTCTTAATTTCATACCTTTAGCATTTGCATCCTCTAGTTAGGAATGCTTTCAATCTGTGTGTTTTTGTTTTCTTCAAAAATCACCTAATTGGAGAAATGAACTTCTGGAAGTTATTTAATGAAATGGAGGTGAAAGGTCAACAATTAGCAAGGAGGGGTAAAATGGAATTTCTTTACCTTCACTGTGTCAGTCATCGACATTGTTATCTTTCTTAGGTTTTCCACAGTCTTTTTCTCTTCCATCAACTCCTCTTCCAGCTCACTGATATCCCTCAAGCTTGCCTGCTCTCCCACACTCTCCATTTGGCAAAGCCGTGTGCTTCCATCGATTTTTTGTTCATCTATAGGCTTCATAAAATAGGGACTAACTTTAGTCCATGCATATGGATAGTTGGGGTTATTGATTAGCTCCTGAGAAGCTGAAGCAACCGAAAGGATTTCTTGCAAAGCATCAACTTCACTAGTATTTCCTTCAATGAATCCACATTCGAGGGCCTTTGTATTCAGCAAATCTATTTGAGGAAAGTCCTCCAGCTCCAATGGTGGCAAAGAAAGCCTGTGTTGCAGCTTAGCACATTCCAGTGCTACATCAACCTGCATGAGCAAGAaggaaaattttaaaatacttcaTTTACATATTCCTCCATAACCGGCTTATATTTCTGCAGTTCTTTTTAGACACATTCCTCTGTCTTTTCAAATTAAGAAAGTACACCATCCATTAATCATGGATCCCTAAGAATTTTGCAATTTTACACATTTATCTGTTAATCTTTAATATAGATTTAGTAGATTAATATTGTTAAAAAAGCATATAGTGGGGGATTCCGgtgttttttatttatgatttagtaaAGCACTTTTGGTTTTTTAAGAATCTAGGATTTCCATGATTCTCTAAAAAAAGAACTCCTCGAATATTGTAAGTTTTTGGTTTAGTTATATTTTGGGTTCATATATGGGCTCATATATGGTTGGGCTCATATTGTCATAGTggtttatatattaatatatgaacTTTTGTAGGATGTGGTAGCCTCACACATAAGAGGCCTTGtgtattaagaaaataaaaagaaaaaacccTAGACTATATTCTCCCTTAATTTTTTATCTCATTCTCCACTTCAATCTCCTCCCAACAGAagttgtatcagagcaagaaagacCAACAAGATTTGAGTTTGAAAACAATAAGTGAAAAAGAGAGCATCATTCAAGAAGATCTCCATGGTAAGTTCAAGCAATATGGATATGAGCATCAATCAACCTTCTATTCCTATTTTTGATGGAGAAAACTATGATTATTGGAGCATCAAGATAAAAATCCTCTTCATTTCACAAGAGATTTGAGATTTGATGGAGAGTGGATATGAAAAGCTATCCACTCCAACTAACCAACAAAAGGAGCAAATAAAGGACTACAAAAAAAAGGATGCCAAAGCCCTCTTCTTCATCCAATAAACGGTGTCCGACAAGATTTTTTCAAGAATCATTAGAGCCACTAAATCAAAGGAGACATGGGACATCttacaagaaaaattttaagaaaataccgAGGTGAGAACTATCAAACTTCAAACTCTAAGAAGAGAGTTAGATAATTTGAGAATGCAAAAAAATGAGAAATTGAAGAATTACTTCTCCAAAATTATGGAGATTATTAATCAAATGAAGAGCTATGGTGAAACCATCACCGAGCAAagaatatgtaaaaaaattttgactagTTTACCTCCAAAGTTTGATACCATAGTTACTATTATTGAagaatctaaaaattttctactttAAGTGTTCATGAGTTGATGGGATCTCTTGAAGCTTATGAGCAAAGATTGTTTAGGCATAAAGAATCATCATTAAAAAGTGCCTTTCAATCTAAGCTCAAGGTGTTTggtaaaaattctcaaaaaaaatcgTCTAGTCATGTACAAGTTAAAGGAGAGTTATCTAAAGGTGGAAACTAACattgaggaagaaaaagaaatatgagAGGAAGTGGAAGGAGAAGAAGTAACTTTTCAAGAAATCAAAATAATGAGAGCACTCAATCTAAGTGCAATATATGTAAAAGATCTTCTCATGTTGAAAAAGATTGTTAGCTTAGGGAAAAATCTCAATGTTATAGTTGTAAAAAATTTGGTCATATTCAAAAAGATTATAGGTACCAAACAAGTGAGCAAGCACACTTCTCCAAAGAAAATGAAGATGATCAAAGCACATTCTATGCATGTCAAACCACGAAAGAGTAAATAAATGATGTATGGTACCTTGATAGTGGATGTAGCAACCACATGACTGGTGACAAGTCCATCTTTATTGATATTGATAGTTTTTCAATCTCACAAGTCAAGATGAAAAATGATGCATTAGTCCAAGCAAGAGGTAAAGAGACAATTACAATTGACACAAAGAAAGGGAGAAAGTTTATCCATGATGTTCTACTTGTTCCGGACTTGACACAAAATCTTCTAAGTGTTGGACAATTGATTGAGCATGGGCACATGGTGCACTTTGAAAATAATGGATGAAAGAAATATGACAAAGGAGAGAAAAAGTAACTTATGGCAAATATTAATATGGAGAAAAATAGAAGCTTTCCTCTCATTTTGTACTATGCAAAGAATATTGCATGGAAGATGGAGGTGAATGATGAGTCATGGCTATGGCACAAAAAGTATGGACACTTGAACTTTCAAAGTTTGAGAAGtctacatcaaaaaaatatggtgTATGGTTTACCGGCaatacaaaataagaaaaaaacttGTGAAGGATGTGTATGCACTTGAAAAAAATATCGAGAGGCATTTCCAAAAGAATATGCATGGAGAGCCAAAGTACCATTGAAGCTTATTCATACCGacatatgtggacctatgaaaacTCCTTCTCATGTCGGTAACATCTAATTCATTACTTTCATTGATGACTACTCAAGAATGACATGGGTGTACTTTATGAGGCATAAGTTCAAGGTATTCACTATCTTCAAGAAGTTCAAAAATCTTGTGAAAAGACAAAGTAAGTACTATATCAAAATGCTAAGAAGTGATATAGGTGGTGAATACAACtcaaatgaatttaaaaatttaaagttttgtGAAGATATTGATTTGCAAAAATAATTGACCGTTGCTACACACCGGAATAAAATAGAGTTGCCGAAAGAAAGAACCATACTATTTTTGAGATGACTAGATCTATGTTCAAAGATAAAagccttctaaatttttttttggatgaaaatggTGTACATGGTGGTGTACTTGATGAATAGATGTCCAACAAAAATTCTCCAAAATAAGACACCATTTGAAGCTTGATCCGGTAAAAAGCCTTCGGTGAAGCATTTCAAAGTCTTTGAATGTGTATACTATACACATATTCCAAAGGAGAGGAGGCACAAACTTGATGAAGtaagtgaaaaatatatttttgttggcTATAGTTCTAAATCAAAAGGCTATAGATTTTTTAGCTTGAAGCACAACAAGGTGATTATAAAAAgagatattatttttaatgagaAGTCTATTTGGGATTGGAAGGTTAAGAAAGTTGAAAAAAAtattgttatttttgatgaagaaattcataatatccaaaatgaagaaaatgagGATAAAGGTTCACCACAAACTTCTCCAAATATAAGTCCATCACCAATTTAAAACTCAAGCTCATCTCCAAATCTACTCCCACAAGAATGAGAAGCTTAAGTGACATTTATGCCACTTGTAACTTTTGCATGATTGAGCCTAAAACATATGAAGAAGCTATACATGAAGAAGTGTGGAACAAAACAATGCAAAAAGAAATTGATGTGATTGAGAAGAACCAAACTTGGAAGCTAGTGGAAAAACCAAATGATAAGGAAGTCCTTGGCTTGAAGTGGATCTACAAGACAAAACACAATCCGGATAGGTCCATTCAAAGATACAAAGCAAGATTGGTAGCAAAAGGGTACTCTCAACTATCCAGAattgattatcaaaaaaattttgaatcggTTACTCGACATGACACAATTAGAACTCTCATTTCTATGATGGCACACAAAGGTTGGAAACTACACAAACTTAATGTAAAATCGATATTCTTGAATGGAATATTGGAGGAAgaaatttatgtagaacaacctcaaggCTTCATCATTAAAGGTCAAGAAGACAAAGTGTACAAATTGAAAAAAGCATTGTATGGGTTGAAACAAGCACCCCGAGTATGGTATTTTCAAATTGATGCCTACTTCAATGGGAAAGATTTTCAAAGAAGTCCAAGTGAACCAACACTttatgtgaagaagaaagataatGACATTCTCATTGTCTCTCTTTAtgttgatgatttgatcattatcgATAATAATGAGAATATGATTTTAACTTTCAAAAGTGATGTAATGAGAAGATATGAAATGAATGATATGAATTTGCTCCATTACTTTTTGAGAATTGAAATCAAGTCAAGATAAGATGGCATTTTTATTTGTCAAAATAAGTATGTAGAAAGCATTCTCAAGAAGTTTTAAAATAGAGAATTGCAATATTGTGGCAACATTTTGGTAGTAAACGAGAAGTTCATGAAAGAAGATGAAAATGGTGAAGCCAATGTACCACTATATAGAAATATTGTTGGAAGCTTATTGTATCTCGCAACTACAAAATCGGACATAATGTTTGCATCAAgtttattttctaaatttatgCAAAAGCCAAGCAAGATCCACTTTAGGGTggcaaaaagagttttgagatataTCAAAAGCACCAAAGATTATGGCATCATGTGTGAAAGGAGCATAAATGACCATGTGAAGTTATTTGAATTTTGTGATAGTGATTGGGTCAGAAGTATTGATGATATGAAGAGCACATCGGgctatacattttttttttgatccggTGTCATATCTTGGGCATCAAAGAAGCAAGTATTGTAGTATTGTCATCCGTGGAAGCCGAATATATTTCAACTACCTTAGCAGTACAATAAATAATTTGGTTGAGAAGAATACTAGAAGATATGGGTGAGAAGCAAGAAGAAACCACTACACTACTTTGTAACAACAAGTCTACCATTTCTATGATAAAGAATCCTATCTATCACAGCCGTACCAAGCATATCAAAATCAAGTACCATTTTATAAGAGATGTGGTAGAAGAAAAAAAGTTGAAGTGAAGTATGTGAGGACTCAAAATCAAGTAGTGGATATTTTCACCAAGGCATTATCTAAAGAGAAATTCATCTACTTTAGAGACCTCATGGGCATTCAAGAACAACCATTAAAGGGagtgttaaaatataatatttattttttttaatttctaaattatgtAAGTTTTTGGTTTAGTTATATGTTGGGTTCATGTATGGGCTCATATATGGTTGGGCTCATGTGGTCATAGTAGTTTATGTATTGATGTATGAATTTTTGTAGGATGTGATAGCCTCGCACATAAGAGGCCttatgtattaaaaaaataaaaagaaagaaccctagatCTATATTCTCCTCCAATTTTTCATCTCATTCTCCACTTCAATCTCCTCTCAAATCTCATCAAGTTGGTAAACAAAGCCAACAAAGAAGTGAGCACTTCTAAAACTAATTTACTCAATTAAATATAGAACTATCTCAGCAACTCAGCAGAAGAATCTATTAGGGCACTAAAATAGCTAAGAATAAGAGCTTGTTGATATATTGTGACAATTAAAACATTGAGATGCTCAATTTAAGATTCATTCCAAAAGTTATACCCCAACCTGATGCGTCAAGTGAACAACATAGTATTAAGAGATTTTTACCTTGGATTGAATGTAGCAATTCTTCAGTGGGTTGTCAAACAACATAGGAGTAGATATAAACGCCTCGTCTGCCAGAAGCTGCACCCACTTGTCAGTTATTGGAGTATTTGCATCACATAGGGCTCCTTGAGGACGGTTTGATGAGCATGTCTCGAGTGGATAAAGGTATCCATAACTCTCCCTGCCCTCCCCTCCATCGGCTAAAGCATCAGTAGTCAATGTGTTGTCACTCAACATCCTTTGAGAGTGCTCCTCATGAGACGCATTATACCGATCTATGATCTTTGGACCAAGCATGCTCTTCTTAAATACACGGCATAATGAATATGCATCCTAAGCATTTATGAATCCACATTTGGTTAGCATTTTGGAAAAGGTGGTAAAGGAAAAAGAATAGAACAGAAAAGGTTATTTGGATGTATTTTGTTGAGTTTCGTTAacatttttgtttttctttttgtttttaagAGAAAAGATGGGTAAAGTCATCAAATTTATTTCATTAAGGATATGAAATGAACAGATACAAGCTGTAAACCTGCCCCaagtaaaatcaaaataaaattattgtataATAATATTGTAATGTGAAAATGTCAATACTACCtgtaaaataaaattattctagcaagcatttttttttttaatcatgatGAAGTATAAATGATTATAAATTAGAGTGGAAAAatgattataaataattaaaccgCTTTTCATCTATGTTTTAAGAGCTTGGAATTGGATATTGGGTCACTTGAAGCAATATTCCGGAGGACTCACAGGAGGATGGAAAGTATACCTGCAAACCAGAGTTAGTTTCACATTCTTTCTCATCAAGGCGGTATTCATGCATGACCCAATTGGTTCGAGAGCCATGGGGTGCTCGGCCTCTGTAGTAAACTAGGGTTTTCTTCATGCCCACTGTTCGCTTCTGCAAGGTCACCTTGCGGTCTTTCCCAGTGGCCTTCCAATAGCCAAGCTTAGTTGCACGGTTGGTCCTCGAGCCATTTGGGTACTTACGATCTCGTGGGCTGAAGAAATACCACTCTAAGTCTTTGCTCGGTAACAAGGATTTACCTGTGACAAAACCATGGTCACCAAAGTCACTCAGTGTTTATTTGCTTACAGCTTGCTGGAATAATTTGGAATAGGCAAGGATGTAATAGGAAGGAGTGGTTCAAGTGATTTGGAATGATGAATGTCTTTCTAGTAATTAAGCAAATATACTAGCAACCAACTTTAAATAAAAGTAATCATCAAGATCTAGATATACCTCATCAAACCCTAGATATGCCCCACAACAGTAAAAGGACCACATTCTTTGGAACTAATTATCTCTTGGAGACCATGCAACTTTTCTTCTCTATTCCTTCTTTTCCGGGGAAAATATTGGTGATGTCACATTTTAAGCCATTTTCCTAAGCAAAGAAAGTTAAAGCAGCTAGTGGGTTccagcaaaagaaaaagaaaaaaccaaTTAAAAAATCAGAGTGGAGTAGTAAAGTGATAGATGAAAGCCATAGGGGatcttcttatcttcttgcaatgtgatagaaagtctataacTAACACTAGCTTTAGGTTTAAAGATTGACAATAGCTGCCTTCACAATGATGAAAGTGACGTGGTTCTCAACACATGATAAGGTGAACTTTCCATTCCATGGAGTTTTTACATTTGCTTTGAGAACAAATTTTCTTCTTTTGTCTTCattgaaagaggaagagaaatcaCCTCTTCTTTTTTATCAATTGCAAGAAACTCAGATTGACTCGTTAAAGTTTGGGCCCATAACTGAGTAAGAATACTATACAATATTGACATCATCGTACAATCTTATGCAAATAAAGTTCTGCACTAGCGGTAGCAGTGAGAAGTTTTCCCATTTTTTTCCCCTTATTTGAAATTGGAGATGGGTGAACGCTAGAGATAATAGCCATTCTCATTTTATCCAAACTTCATATCTACATTCAGAAACTTTCTCCTCATAAAATTCCATTCAGATGATTAGCTACATTCAGCATTTCTTCCAATTAGCGATGTAGTATTAAGCCATATAAAAGACAAAGGATGTTTGTTAATAACAGCATTATTATTCATGTGGTCAtcgtcattcataatatgatcaaaatTAAATCACCATAAAATCAGGCTGTGAGAACAATGGTACCACGACTGGCAAGATGGAGAAAAGGATACCATTACCTGGTAAATCCCATGGTTCGCATTTGTAGAGGTCGACTTCAGGAATGATCTCCAATTCAATTTTGTGCCCATTGATCTTCCTCTTGAGATAGTAAGCCACAAGTTCCTCATCAGTGGGATGAAACCGGAATCCAGGAGGCAGACCAATAGGTGCCATTTCCTCTGCTGCTCCTCGAActgaccagagagagagagagtaggtaCTGCACCCAAAAACACTAGCAAACCAGTCTCAGGAACAACAATTTAAAGCCTTGGAAGCTATAGTACAATAACCTGAGACAACAAGAAACCATACACcccccagagagagagagagagagagagagagggagactgGATGAACTGACAAGGAAAGAGGGGAGGGGATGGAGAGACCTAAGGGATGTTCGCCAACCTTCCTCTTCAGCTTTATACTATGTAGAATGTAgttccttctctcttttctttgttCTTTTTCCCATGTTTTGTTTTCTGTTTATCATATAAGCTTTGATTCCTGTTATCGTTTCCATGAAGCTATCTTCtctaacccaaaaaaaaaacacacacaaaaaaaacagCGAAGCTCTTCCCTTTTTGTCTTTTCATGGGCGGCCATGTTATCCCAATCCAGGACTCTTTGTCTTTTCCTGCTGTTGATCTCTTATTGGTTGCGTGGTGGGGCCCACTCGGCTCATGTCTAGTCAGCTCCTATTCAAAAGGGCGGTCCGAGCGTACAGTTTTGGTGGCTTTGACGGTTCCGTTCACACGGTGGCTATGGAAAACACCGTTCGTAGCCATGCTATTGTTTTAGGAGAGGCTAATCTCTCATTTTTCTATCCTATAATCATCCCTGCTTCCAAGTAAGTATGTTTTATTAATACTCTATTACTTAATGAAAAATAGACAAGTCGAACCCATCCTTTTACGCAAATGGTAAAGAATGATATGGTTCAAGCAAGCACTTGATAGCAACATTATAAGttatttcaaattatttattGTATCTCTTACTTAACAATAGAATGATCTTTACAAATGATTGTTGTAAGTCATAGATTCAAtaccattatttttttaaataagtattcaataattttttgcaatatttttttattactatATCATAACCATATGTAGCAAATTAAAAAAGGATAAATTGGAGTGCTCCTTGTGCCACACTGTATAACAATTgagctataaaatttatattaatattttaaatatatcatatttaaaatagtattattatatttttttagagaaaatacTTTATATATAAGATTAAATTATTGGAATTTATTTATGCACCTCAAAACCATTAAGATTAAGCTATTGGAATAATACTTATGTATCCCGAAAACATTATACatgttatttaatacaaaatcatTCTAAAACAGATCTTGTGTTGTAGCATGATATAAAGAATTTACAAATGAGTAGTCTATGGTATAAAGGATTTGCAAATGAGTAGCAAATTTAACATTACTCAACAAAAGAAAATTGCATCAGACAAATTAAAACACCAAAAATCAAGACCTGATCCAACTAAATGACGACTTCAAGATCTTTCTGATATAAAAATCCTGTGTACCCGTAAAGTATATCTCACAAGAATCTTACGATTCACACATGCCTTGGTGCAGACCGCATGCTACATGCTGGCTATGTTACTCTCCAGAATTCCCATTTTAGCAAGGACTTTTTGTGCTTATATTGCTTGCATTGCTTAAGGATTTCATTTGGGAGCTTGGCATGGTTCTTGATCATCCTCTATATAAAATTATACCATCCATTGGATTGTCCAACAATTCACATGGCTTTGCGGAAAGGGACAGCAAAGAAAGAAGGAAGGGAGAGACATCAACAGGGATCATCAGGACTCCATGCATCACCGAAAGGTTGCCTACCCTCTTGATCAGCTTCACCAAGCTTTAGAAAAGAGTCGAGTTCTTAGTCCTCAAAACCAAGCAATCACATTTACTTTggacaaaataataataatttgaaaaaaaaattcaaagattggccAAATTTTATATAAGTTTGGTTGACATGTGCCTCCTCCATGCAAGATTCTTATATGTTGATATTGCAGTGCATGACTAGTTGTGCGCATAGTGAGAGGTGAACATTGGAAATCACCAATaggtccatgtatgaaaataaaaggCAATGCATGGAAATAACAGCACTATTCTACAAAATATATGGAAATTGTACACATAAGAAGACTGATGATATGCTGCGCCTGGTGAATTGTCAGAAAAGTTGAAAACAATGGGATTCTAGGTTTTTATTTTACCATATTAGCATTCGCCAAAATGTTCTTGTAGGTTTTGCATATTAGGGTGCAATCTATTGGTCGGTCATTCTCAGACTCTTTGCTTTTCCAACATAGAATTCTAGGATGCCAGTtagtataataattattttaaaaaaaaagcttCTCTTCCAAGTTCAGGTCAACCATCACGAGTTCATATTCAAAAGGCAATCAACATATTTAACACACACTATAAAAGTAATTTACTCAAACCTCTAGAACTAGCTTCATTGTGACACCACTCAAGACATGATCAAAATCATACGTATCACAAGATATCATCTCCATGTCAAGAATATCATCACAATCCACTAATGTTAAGCGAGCAAATCACAATGTTAAACACAATCATCAAAAGATTTGctacataaatatataaatatggctCATACCACTCTCATGAGCCTATGCATAGCATGTAATattatctcaaataataatatacaatcatactcatatttaaatacagttaaagCATGAGCATTACAATCATGTACTTTAAGCAGCACATTCATAGTGGTGGTCTCTATAAGCCCTATTGGATGTTTGGGCTCAAAAAAGCAACTAAACACCAAAAGGACATgcataattcaaaataaatagcTGCTGTTACAAAACAGACCCTGGCTGTCCTTAGATGTTATTTCAAAAGTTTACAGAATAGTTACGGTCTACCCCATATAGAGTTCTGTCAAAATATAGTAACGGTCCTTGCTGAGACTTTGTCATAGAACGGTCCAGTCCATATTTTTCAGAATTCAATGCGAATCCCCGCGTCTATAGCTGAAAAAGTAACACACATCTCTACGGATGAGTAAATATTACAGATCAGTCTGTTCTGATCCAATCCTGAACTATTCAGCTTGGGTTGGGCCATAACTTCATTAATATATTAATGGATTGTAGATCCAATAACACAATAAGTTTCTAAATTAAAATGAATGGATCATATATCGTAATAGATTATGTTGGATATTAAAtaatcccagtcgaagttcgtaaaaggccgaccctttcagggctcttccggcttccaaccttgtgtggcgtctttccgaactccttcgaccgtccgagcttccataataccatccggacttctccaatcaagggctcctccattcatctaccggattgctccaaacgctctctgagcttcactttcatccgattctctacagtgatcgactattctccgaatctcttccagacttctcccagccacgatcgactttactctgaacttcctccgaacttcgtcaatgacaGAGCTTCTTCGACAGCAGAACCTCTACAGTGGATGaatcacagacgaacttctacaacgggacaggctccaccagacgggtctctactccaaacttctactgcaagcggacctctactgtaagcaaattccatccgagcttctactataaacgaattccttccgaacttctattacaggcggacttcagtcgagcttcttcgataAGCGGTTttatccggacttctacaagaaccagactctgtctgaacttccatagcggatggattccggacgaacttctacagcagacgggctccagcagctggatttctacaatggccgatcGCCTCCAGtgccttccgtacctctccagctatcaaccttcaacaatgccaaccggacttccacaagatcctccagactcctccagcggatgaacttccacaacgccttccggATCTTCTATTGGCCGACCTTCAGCCGGATTCCTTGTGCAATCGGGCCTCTCCAGCAGACaattcttcagacaagcttctacgtcATAcaaattccagacgaacttctccagtaatcggactcctgtcggacttctccaaaATGGCAgttttcgtccgagcttctacagcagatgactttcattTGCAGCACCAACAGCGCCCAACAACAGTTAaaccatcagcaacctcgaaaacatccgaactcctctcagattgctgagacagagagtcatttcgctccatcagacatcccagccgagcttcagccgtcaggcctgaactctctggcaagtcacaacaatggcaactaccccactccactctctgtaacagattccacgtggccccaccactctctggcaagtcgcgacaacggacactactccactcttcataacaaactccacgtggctctgaacgatccactgacgccactactctccgcaacaaactccgcgtggccacaAATAGTCCACTACCAGCGGTTACAGACGCCGCTGtcgatcagttatgctctccgtctatataaagggaccccagatactttcttctctaagctctaaactctatctcgaaactctgctaaaatttcattcgagtgctccatttctgttgaggcagagtactgactgagcgtcggagggtcttgccggagcaccccaactcggtttagacttctcttgcaggtcccgacggcggatgcgatcccctcgactccagctttttcgatgtcggtgaaattctgcagcaacagaattggcgctagaggaagggt encodes:
- the LOC105059200 gene encoding NAC domain-containing protein 54-like produces the protein MAPIGLPPGFRFHPTDEELVAYYLKRKINGHKIELEIIPEVDLYKCEPWDLPGKSLLPSKDLEWYFFSPRDRKYPNGSRTNRATKLGYWKATGKDRKVTLQKRTVGMKKTLVYYRGRAPHGSRTNWVMHEYRLDEKECETNSGLQDAYSLCRVFKKSMLGPKIIDRYNASHEEHSQRMLSDNTLTTDALADGGEGRESYGYLYPLETCSSNRPQGALCDANTPITDKWVQLLADEAFISTPMLFDNPLKNCYIQSKVDVALECAKLQHRLSLPPLELEDFPQIDLLNTKALECGFIEGNTSEVDALQEILSVASASQELINNPNYPYAWTKVSPYFMKPIDEQKIDGSTRLCQMESVGEQASLRDISELEEELMEEKKTVENLRKITMSMTDTVKVIFEENKNTQIESIPN